Proteins encoded by one window of Thermococcus sp. EP1:
- the cyaB gene encoding class IV adenylate cyclase, translated as MIEIELKGYANEKIFERVRATFKFMRKEIHEDIYFNHPCRDFSKTDEALRVRIKRFNGHFEALLTYKGPKIDELSKTRKEIEVNIDNIETYIELLHALGFKEVLTVKKTREKYYIEKGVTITLDEIEGLGKFVEIEKLAKDEKEVEREVKRLLGILKSLGIERFERKSYLELLMEKLNLSEGP; from the coding sequence ATGATAGAAATCGAACTTAAAGGATATGCCAACGAGAAGATATTTGAAAGAGTGAGAGCAACCTTTAAGTTTATGAGAAAAGAAATTCATGAGGACATTTACTTTAATCACCCATGTAGAGATTTTTCCAAAACTGATGAAGCACTTAGAGTGAGAATTAAACGATTTAATGGTCATTTCGAAGCTTTGCTTACATATAAAGGACCAAAAATCGATGAATTATCAAAGACAAGAAAGGAGATCGAGGTAAACATAGATAACATTGAAACGTACATTGAGCTTCTTCATGCCCTAGGATTCAAAGAGGTTCTAACTGTAAAAAAGACCAGAGAGAAATACTACATTGAAAAAGGTGTTACCATAACCTTAGACGAGATAGAAGGACTAGGAAAGTTTGTCGAGATAGAAAAGTTAGCAAAAGATGAAAAAGAAGTAGAAAGAGAAGTTAAAAGACTACTAGGTATTTTAAAGTCCCTTGGGATTGAACGGTTTGAGAGAAAATCCTACCTAGAACTCCTAATGGAAAAACTCAACCTCTCAGAAGGGCCTTGA
- a CDS encoding archaemetzincin family Zn-dependent metalloprotease, whose translation MKIGLIPLVMKEIEGEILESIRKHLEDFYSQFGFNVEILPETTIKDLFFSYDSTRGQFLGRFFLMKVAEIKGIKRLSAGLGITDADLYEEGMNFIFGLANPYLKSAIISLARLKPTFYGEHDGKLLKERAIKEAMHEIGHAFGLKHCPNPKCVMHFSNSIIDTDYKGKDYCEKCLNTLKRNLR comes from the coding sequence GTGAAAATTGGCTTAATCCCCCTTGTAATGAAAGAAATTGAAGGGGAGATTTTGGAGAGCATTAGAAAGCATCTTGAAGATTTTTACTCCCAATTTGGCTTCAACGTAGAAATACTCCCAGAGACTACAATAAAAGACTTATTCTTCTCTTACGATTCTACAAGAGGACAGTTCTTAGGAAGGTTCTTTCTAATGAAAGTAGCTGAGATTAAAGGCATTAAAAGATTATCTGCAGGACTTGGAATTACAGATGCTGATCTATATGAAGAGGGGATGAACTTTATTTTTGGCCTCGCAAATCCTTATCTTAAGTCAGCTATAATATCCCTTGCTCGTCTAAAACCAACATTTTATGGGGAACATGATGGAAAGCTCTTAAAAGAAAGAGCAATAAAAGAAGCAATGCACGAGATAGGACACGCATTTGGCCTTAAACACTGTCCCAATCCAAAATGTGTCATGCATTTTTCAAATTCAATAATTGATACCGACTATAAAGGAAAAGACTACTGTGAAAAGTGCTTAAATACGTTAAAAAGAAACCTGAGGTGA
- a CDS encoding lysyl aminopeptidase produces MVDWELMQKIIEAPGVSGYEFMGIRDLVIESLKDYVDEVTVDKLGNVIAHKKGEGPKVMVAAHMDKIGLMVNHIDEKGYLHVVRVGGVDPRTLVAQRVRIFTENGEIYGVVGHIPPHLTKPEERNKAADWDTIVVDVGADSKEDVEKMGIKVGTIMEFAPAFTRLGENRFATPYLDDRICLYAMIETAKALEEHQADIYFVASVQEEVGLRGARVASYAIDPEIGIAMDVTFAKQPGDKGKIVPELGKGPVMDVGPNINPKVRSFAEEVAKKYEIPLQIEPSPRPTGTDANIMQINREGVATAVLSIPIKYMHSQVELTDARDVDNTIKLAKHFLEELKPMNLIP; encoded by the coding sequence ATGGTTGATTGGGAATTAATGCAAAAAATTATCGAGGCACCTGGAGTTTCTGGATACGAATTTATGGGAATAAGGGATCTTGTCATAGAGTCATTGAAAGATTACGTAGACGAAGTAACTGTAGACAAGCTTGGGAATGTCATAGCACACAAAAAAGGAGAAGGCCCAAAAGTTATGGTAGCTGCTCATATGGATAAAATAGGGTTAATGGTCAATCACATAGATGAGAAAGGTTACTTACATGTGGTCAGAGTTGGAGGAGTTGATCCAAGAACCCTTGTAGCTCAGAGAGTTAGAATTTTCACTGAAAATGGAGAGATTTATGGAGTTGTTGGGCACATTCCTCCTCACCTGACAAAGCCAGAAGAGAGAAACAAAGCTGCCGATTGGGACACCATAGTTGTAGATGTAGGTGCTGATTCAAAAGAAGACGTTGAAAAAATGGGAATTAAAGTTGGAACAATCATGGAATTCGCCCCTGCCTTCACAAGGTTAGGCGAGAATCGCTTTGCCACACCTTATCTTGATGATAGAATCTGCCTTTATGCAATGATCGAAACAGCAAAGGCCTTAGAAGAGCACCAAGCAGACATATATTTTGTAGCAAGTGTTCAAGAAGAGGTAGGGTTAAGAGGAGCAAGAGTGGCAAGTTATGCAATTGATCCAGAAATTGGAATAGCCATGGATGTAACCTTTGCAAAACAACCAGGAGATAAAGGCAAAATAGTTCCAGAACTTGGAAAAGGCCCAGTAATGGACGTAGGGCCAAACATAAATCCCAAGGTAAGGAGCTTTGCTGAAGAAGTTGCCAAGAAGTATGAGATTCCACTTCAGATAGAACCAAGTCCTAGACCAACAGGAACAGACGCAAATATAATGCAAATAAACAGAGAAGGCGTTGCAACAGCCGTTCTTTCAATTCCAATAAAATATATGCACTCTCAAGTTGAACTAACAGACGCAAGGGATGTAGACAATACAATAAAACTGGCAAAGCACTTCCTTGAAGAACTCAAACCTATGAACCTCATCCCATAA
- a CDS encoding DUF86 domain-containing protein yields MKKGEIEYRVELAEKSLNLIKSALPKNSEEFLELGLSKDGIYKRLEFAIQNILDSLNEIIIALNLGPSIGYKDIVETLHKEGIIKDALKEKLEFLIQLREVLIYDYDLISDDMAFRNMPEYLQFIEESIKFLNSFLEGEK; encoded by the coding sequence TTGAAAAAAGGGGAGATTGAATACAGAGTTGAACTGGCTGAAAAAAGCCTTAACCTCATAAAAAGCGCCCTTCCAAAAAATTCAGAAGAATTCTTAGAATTAGGTCTATCCAAAGACGGAATATATAAGAGATTAGAATTTGCAATTCAGAATATTCTAGACAGCCTCAATGAAATAATCATTGCCCTGAATCTCGGCCCTTCAATAGGCTACAAGGATATTGTAGAAACCCTGCACAAAGAAGGAATCATTAAAGATGCTCTCAAAGAAAAGCTTGAATTCCTGATCCAGCTAAGAGAAGTGTTGATTTATGATTATGATCTTATTAGTGATGATATGGCGTTCCGAAACATGCCTGAATACCTCCAATTTATAGAGGAAAGCATAAAGTTTCTTAACTCTTTTCTGGAGGGCGAAAAGTGA